A genomic segment from Anaerolineales bacterium encodes:
- a CDS encoding adenylosuccinate synthase: protein MALDVVVGSQWGDEGKGRITDLLAAEADIVARFSGGDNAGHSVTVGDRLYKLHLVPSGIVHSHTTCMLGSGMVVNPVRLLEEMDYLDAHGVDISPKRLKISSAAHIITPSHIALDKAREAQRGKGGIGTTQRGIGPAYTDKATRSGIRAGSMENPEEFADLVEGQARAAANVLEKVFHYQQAPNPTEVARSYCDFAKRLRPYLTDVGALIAEALDQGKNVLAEGAQGTLLDLDHGTYPFVTSSYPTTAGALMGLGVGPKHLRRIIGVAKSFQTRVGSGAFPTECEGDIAQHLRGTGDQPWDEYGTTTGRPRRCGWLDAVLLRYAVRINSFTELALTKLDILTGLDPVQICTAYQYDGTSYSDLPADPTHLAEFTPQYEASPGWDADITQARHWNDLPEEAQAYVRRVQELANTPIRLISIGPEREQVIRNNNAA, encoded by the coding sequence ATGGCACTCGATGTTGTGGTGGGTTCACAATGGGGCGATGAGGGCAAAGGACGCATTACCGATCTTCTCGCCGCCGAGGCGGACATCGTCGCTCGCTTCAGCGGTGGAGACAACGCCGGTCACAGCGTCACTGTCGGTGATCGGCTGTACAAACTTCATCTCGTGCCCTCCGGCATCGTCCACTCCCACACAACATGCATGCTCGGTTCCGGCATGGTCGTCAATCCGGTTCGGCTGCTCGAAGAAATGGATTATCTGGATGCCCACGGCGTCGACATATCGCCCAAGCGCCTGAAAATTTCGAGCGCCGCCCACATCATTACACCGTCGCACATCGCGCTCGACAAGGCCAGAGAAGCACAGCGTGGAAAGGGCGGAATCGGCACGACGCAACGCGGCATCGGCCCGGCTTACACCGACAAAGCGACTCGCAGCGGCATCCGCGCCGGCAGCATGGAGAACCCCGAAGAATTCGCCGATCTCGTCGAGGGACAAGCCCGGGCCGCCGCGAACGTGTTGGAAAAAGTTTTCCACTACCAGCAGGCGCCGAATCCTACGGAGGTTGCGCGCAGCTACTGCGATTTCGCCAAGCGCCTGCGGCCGTACCTTACTGATGTCGGTGCGTTGATTGCGGAGGCCCTCGATCAGGGTAAAAACGTACTGGCCGAAGGTGCGCAAGGTACGCTGTTGGATCTCGATCACGGTACTTACCCCTTCGTCACAAGTTCCTACCCCACGACGGCCGGCGCGCTCATGGGACTCGGCGTCGGACCGAAACACCTGCGCCGCATCATCGGCGTAGCAAAAAGCTTTCAAACCAGAGTCGGCAGCGGGGCCTTCCCCACGGAATGTGAAGGGGACATCGCCCAACATTTGCGCGGCACGGGCGATCAGCCGTGGGACGAGTACGGCACCACCACCGGGCGCCCCCGGCGCTGCGGATGGCTCGACGCCGTCCTTTTACGCTATGCAGTGCGCATCAATAGCTTCACGGAATTGGCGCTCACCAAACTCGACATCCTCACGGGCCTCGATCCCGTCCAGATTTGCACGGCATATCAATACGACGGAACCAGCTACAGCGACCTGCCGGCCGACCCGACCCATCTGGCCGAGTTCACACCGCAATACGAGGCATCGCCGGGTTGGGACGCCGACATCACCCAAGCCCGACACTGGAACGACTTGCCCGAGGAAGCACAGGCTTACGTCCGACGAGTGCAGGAACTAGCCAACACGCCGATCCGCTTGATCTCCATCGGCCCGGAACGCGAGCAGGTAATCCGGAACAACAATGCGGCCTGA
- a CDS encoding BMP family ABC transporter substrate-binding protein: MRNKLYAVLSFLIFASMILSACATKTATPTEEMVPPTPTEKPVVAEEPAAATEAEEPMKPFRVGFVTDTGGIDDKSFNTTQWNGVQRAVNELGVEAQFIQSDEATQYEPNLTEFASQGYDLIIASGFFLGGDLAKVAALYPDISFTIVDYSYPDPFGVPEGVVGNSECIPNVEGQVFKTDQAAFLAGYLAAGMTETGKLGYFGGAKIPTVTIFGVGFQAGMEYYNEVHGTSVELIGWDNATGEGLFTGDFVDLTKGKESTESLFDEGADIFMGVGGLIGSPGFDVARERGGYGIWVDVDGYNLLPEARDVLLTSVMKNMDTSVFTVIKDTMEGNFNGCGVYVGDLANDGVGIGPYHDLDSVVPADLKAEIEDLKAKIISGEISDTGCVSYPDYCPGGLY; this comes from the coding sequence ATGCGAAATAAGCTATACGCAGTGTTGTCCTTTCTGATTTTTGCGTCGATGATTCTGAGTGCATGCGCCACGAAAACCGCTACTCCTACCGAGGAAATGGTTCCTCCAACTCCAACCGAGAAGCCGGTTGTGGCTGAAGAGCCGGCGGCGGCAACGGAAGCCGAGGAGCCCATGAAGCCCTTCCGCGTTGGGTTTGTCACCGACACGGGCGGCATTGATGACAAGAGCTTCAACACCACACAGTGGAATGGCGTTCAGCGCGCGGTGAATGAGTTGGGCGTCGAGGCGCAGTTCATTCAATCTGACGAAGCAACGCAGTACGAGCCCAACCTGACGGAATTCGCCAGCCAGGGTTACGATTTGATCATTGCCTCCGGATTTTTCCTGGGTGGCGATCTCGCCAAAGTTGCGGCCCTCTACCCGGATATTTCATTCACCATCGTCGACTATTCTTACCCTGATCCGTTCGGTGTCCCCGAAGGCGTTGTCGGAAACAGCGAGTGTATTCCGAATGTTGAGGGTCAGGTCTTCAAGACCGACCAGGCGGCGTTTTTGGCGGGTTACCTTGCGGCAGGCATGACCGAAACCGGCAAATTGGGCTACTTCGGCGGCGCCAAGATCCCGACGGTGACGATATTTGGTGTCGGCTTCCAGGCCGGCATGGAATATTACAATGAGGTTCACGGTACGAGCGTCGAACTCATTGGCTGGGACAACGCAACGGGCGAAGGTTTGTTCACCGGTGATTTCGTTGACCTCACCAAGGGAAAGGAATCCACAGAGTCCCTTTTCGATGAAGGCGCTGATATTTTCATGGGGGTCGGCGGCTTGATTGGATCGCCCGGTTTCGACGTGGCGCGTGAGCGCGGCGGCTACGGCATCTGGGTCGACGTGGATGGCTACAACCTGCTGCCCGAGGCGCGGGACGTTCTCCTCACCAGCGTGATGAAGAACATGGACACCTCCGTCTTCACCGTTATCAAGGATACGATGGAGGGCAACTTCAACGGCTGCGGTGTCTACGTCGGCGATCTGGCAAACGACGGCGTTGGTATTGGCCCATACCACGATCTCGACAGTGTGGTCCCCGCTGATCTTAAGGCGGAGATCGAAGACCTCAAGGCGAAGATCATATCGGGCGAGATCAGCGACACGGGTTGTGTTTCATACCCGGACTACTGCCCCGGTGGCTTGTACTAG
- a CDS encoding ABC transporter permease has translation MRAAANLDKYHLNRRKIIVSALILLVGIVDLLFFMRGTQGMQSTFVLTSQRAGVEISAPDLVLPTGTTLLVLGIVVIAVAIWNLLRRDERDTLAIAMVSALVIVAFLIWATRGKSLNLTGMLVSSLVRATPIALAALSGLYSERSGVVNIGIEGMMLIGSFTSVVMASVSGNLFLGVIAGILAGMLFGWLHGVLSIKYRVDQIVSGTGIIILALGMTSYLQRSVLNLYPELNQPGSVIAAFPIPGLYKIPVIGPLLFNQSPIIYTLFILLIVTRILMYQTRWGLRTRSVGEHPKAADTLGINVFRTRYVSVLISGAIAGLAGAYMSIGAAGRFNEGMSAGKGFLGLAAMIFGNWNPGGAFLGALIFGFFDSWQEKLSILQVGIPVDLLGMAPYIATMVVLAGLIGRSRMPAADGQPYRKE, from the coding sequence ATGCGGGCTGCAGCTAATCTCGATAAATATCATCTCAATCGCCGAAAGATCATCGTCAGTGCGCTGATCCTGCTCGTGGGCATTGTGGATTTACTTTTCTTCATGCGCGGGACACAGGGGATGCAGTCTACGTTCGTACTGACGAGTCAACGTGCGGGCGTGGAGATCAGTGCTCCAGACCTTGTACTTCCGACGGGAACGACGCTGCTGGTATTGGGCATCGTCGTGATCGCTGTGGCGATTTGGAATCTTCTGCGAAGAGATGAGCGTGACACGCTCGCCATCGCAATGGTGAGCGCACTGGTCATCGTTGCTTTCCTGATTTGGGCCACGCGCGGCAAATCCCTGAATCTCACGGGAATGCTGGTCAGCAGCCTGGTGAGAGCGACGCCGATCGCGCTGGCGGCTCTGAGCGGTTTGTACAGTGAGCGGTCGGGCGTCGTAAATATCGGCATCGAGGGAATGATGCTCATCGGGTCATTTACCTCCGTCGTCATGGCAAGCGTAAGCGGCAATTTGTTCCTCGGTGTCATAGCGGGTATCTTGGCGGGAATGCTGTTTGGCTGGCTGCACGGCGTGCTGTCCATCAAGTATCGGGTGGACCAGATTGTGAGCGGGACGGGCATTATCATCCTTGCGTTGGGAATGACGAGCTACCTGCAGCGGTCCGTGCTCAATCTATACCCTGAATTAAACCAACCCGGCTCGGTTATCGCTGCATTTCCCATTCCCGGCCTGTATAAAATCCCCGTGATCGGACCGCTGCTCTTCAATCAAAGCCCGATTATATATACGCTGTTTATACTTCTGATCGTCACGAGGATTCTCATGTATCAAACACGCTGGGGTTTACGCACACGTTCCGTCGGTGAGCACCCCAAAGCGGCTGACACGCTGGGAATCAACGTCTTTCGGACACGGTACGTGAGCGTGCTCATAAGCGGCGCGATCGCCGGTTTGGCCGGCGCATACATGAGCATCGGCGCAGCTGGACGGTTCAATGAGGGCATGTCGGCGGGCAAAGGGTTTCTGGGCCTGGCGGCGATGATCTTCGGCAATTGGAATCCCGGGGGTGCATTCCTGGGGGCATTGATCTTCGGCTTTTTCGACTCCTGGCAGGAAAAATTGTCCATCCTTCAAGTCGGCATCCCGGTCGATCTATTGGGTATGGCGCCTTATATCGCAACGATGGTTGTGCTGGCGGGGTTAATCGGACGCTCCCGGATGCCGGCTGCTGATGGGCAGCCGTATAGGAAGGAATAG
- a CDS encoding C39 family peptidase, with product MFRNRRTTLVVVLLSTISCIFLAVWVYNLPFVQDRIGWRISELRANIKYALSPPEDAIFTPNPTVAAMVQATLDAYTPTALPVTPTATIENHPTATITPTATASPTPIPESVQLGGITHEYQKWNNCGPANLSMALSYWGWNGDQRDTAAILKPNQRDKNVMPSEMAAFVNEHTGLTAIVRVGGDLELLKRFIAAGFPVIIEKGFEGSGFSGWMGHYEVINGYDDSRERFTVQDSYIMPDLPVPYDDMETYWQHFNYTYIVIYPPSGENAVMEILGPDADETYNVEHAAEIAAGEIYAADKREQFFAWFNRGANLVHLQDYADAAAAYDNAFQVYAEIDPEETNLPWRIMWYMTGAYWAYYYTGRYYDVLNLADVTFYWRALAKEALGDTSGAINDLHTALSAHPDWEPALYQLDRLGAAP from the coding sequence ATGTTCCGGAATCGACGCACGACGCTTGTCGTCGTTCTCCTCTCGACGATTTCCTGTATTTTCCTTGCTGTGTGGGTCTACAACCTGCCCTTCGTACAGGATCGCATCGGTTGGCGAATTTCCGAGTTGCGCGCAAATATCAAATATGCGCTCTCGCCTCCCGAAGATGCCATTTTTACGCCCAACCCCACCGTCGCCGCAATGGTGCAGGCCACTCTCGATGCCTATACGCCGACAGCCCTTCCGGTTACCCCTACGGCGACGATCGAGAACCATCCAACCGCCACCATCACGCCCACCGCCACGGCTTCACCCACGCCGATCCCGGAAAGCGTGCAATTGGGAGGAATCACGCACGAATATCAAAAGTGGAACAATTGCGGCCCCGCCAATCTTTCCATGGCACTTTCCTATTGGGGCTGGAACGGTGACCAACGCGACACCGCCGCGATCTTGAAACCCAACCAGCGGGATAAAAACGTGATGCCCAGCGAGATGGCGGCATTTGTGAACGAGCATACCGGTTTAACCGCCATCGTCCGCGTCGGTGGGGATCTGGAGCTGCTCAAGCGGTTCATCGCCGCCGGTTTTCCCGTCATCATCGAGAAAGGTTTTGAAGGTTCCGGATTTTCTGGATGGATGGGGCACTACGAGGTCATTAACGGCTACGACGACTCCCGCGAGCGCTTCACCGTGCAGGACTCCTACATCATGCCCGACCTGCCCGTTCCTTACGACGACATGGAAACCTATTGGCAGCACTTCAATTACACCTACATCGTCATCTATCCCCCGTCGGGTGAAAATGCGGTCATGGAGATTCTCGGCCCGGACGCCGATGAAACTTACAACGTCGAGCATGCGGCCGAAATCGCCGCCGGAGAAATCTACGCAGCCGACAAGCGCGAGCAGTTTTTCGCCTGGTTCAACCGCGGCGCAAATTTGGTCCATTTACAGGACTACGCCGACGCTGCCGCGGCCTACGACAACGCCTTTCAGGTCTACGCAGAAATAGATCCCGAGGAAACCAATCTTCCCTGGCGCATCATGTGGTACATGACGGGGGCGTACTGGGCTTACTACTACACAGGCCGCTATTACGATGTGCTCAATCTGGCTGACGTTACGTTCTATTGGCGTGCCCTCGCCAAGGAAGCGCTGGGTGACACTTCAGGAGCCATCAACGACTTACACACGGCGCTCTCGGCTCATCCGGATTGGGAACCGGCGCTCTACCAACTCGACCGCCTGGGCGCTGCGCCGTAG
- a CDS encoding lipid II flippase MurJ translates to MRYSTGINLFAVSSILTGTLHAHQHFLLPAIAPSMYSGGIIFGALALAPSMGIYGLAWGAILGSLLHFMIQLPALLIRRVRWRLALGWQNPALHRVAILMAPRVVDLFMARASIDWINANLGSGLGEGRVSALQYAFQLMNTPWTLIGTAIGIAIFPTMAALAAQKNIEAQRRALSGALRAILTLSLPAAVALLVLGKPVIGILFESGEFTAQSTDLVYYALQFYALALISQSTLEVVVRAFAAQQDTLTPLIVSFFTTALNLGLAVWLSRPRIDGGLEHGGLALANGIAVGVESLIGLTILHVRWRGIDARRILLHTGKAALASIVMGGTILLFNNLLEPGRMMLLLGGAFIGVITFVGISLLLGIEEIRSIPVGILRRAQRAQ, encoded by the coding sequence GTGAGATACTCAACCGGGATAAACCTTTTCGCCGTCAGCAGCATCCTCACCGGAACGCTCCACGCGCATCAACATTTCCTCCTGCCGGCCATCGCGCCGTCGATGTACAGCGGAGGAATCATCTTCGGTGCGTTGGCTCTCGCGCCGTCAATGGGAATCTATGGACTGGCCTGGGGAGCCATTCTCGGATCGCTGCTGCACTTCATGATCCAACTTCCCGCACTGTTAATCCGCCGAGTCCGTTGGCGCCTGGCGCTCGGCTGGCAGAACCCGGCCTTGCACCGGGTTGCCATCCTGATGGCGCCTCGCGTCGTGGATCTCTTCATGGCGCGAGCCAGCATCGATTGGATCAACGCCAATCTGGGTTCCGGCCTGGGTGAAGGGCGTGTGTCTGCTTTACAGTACGCCTTTCAACTGATGAACACCCCATGGACGTTAATTGGCACGGCGATCGGCATTGCCATATTCCCCACGATGGCCGCTCTGGCAGCCCAGAAGAACATCGAAGCACAACGCCGCGCCCTCAGCGGCGCCTTGCGCGCCATCCTCACGCTTTCTCTTCCGGCCGCCGTTGCCCTGCTCGTACTGGGAAAGCCTGTGATCGGAATACTCTTCGAGAGCGGCGAGTTCACCGCACAAAGCACGGACCTGGTCTACTATGCCTTACAATTCTACGCACTGGCGCTGATCAGTCAGTCGACCCTCGAAGTGGTTGTACGCGCCTTCGCCGCCCAGCAAGACACACTCACGCCGCTTATCGTCTCTTTTTTCACCACCGCGCTCAATCTCGGTTTGGCCGTCTGGCTGTCGCGTCCACGCATCGATGGCGGCCTGGAACATGGCGGCCTCGCACTGGCCAACGGCATCGCTGTTGGAGTCGAATCCCTGATCGGGCTGACGATCCTGCATGTCCGTTGGCGGGGTATCGACGCCCGCCGCATCCTGCTGCACACCGGAAAGGCGGCGTTGGCGTCCATCGTCATGGGGGGCACCATTCTGCTGTTCAACAATTTGCTCGAACCGGGACGGATGATGCTGCTCCTCGGAGGCGCGTTTATCGGTGTCATTACCTTCGTGGGGATCTCGCTGCTGCTCGGAATTGAAGAAATCCGCTCGATCCCGGTCGGCATCCTCCGCCGCGCACAACGCGCGCAGTAG
- a CDS encoding ABC transporter ATP-binding protein — MTPVLELRNITKTFPGVIANDKINLTLHEGEIMALLGENGAGKTTLMNILYGLYTPDEGEIYIRGKRVEITGPEDAIKFRIGMVHQHFMLVPVFTVTENVMLGIESTRYGVFLDREQAAERIRDISSQYGLQIDPDSLVEDLSVGVQQRVEIIKVLYREADILILDEPTAVLTPQEVDELFKVIRSLVDRGKSVIFITHKLKEVMAIADRITVLRNGHVVGEATPDTASEASLAKMMVGREVIMAADRKPQAAGDVVLDVQNLIVRDDRDLVAVDGVSFQLRQGEILGVAGVQGNGQTELVESLTGLRSVEGGKITILGQDTTNSTPRKIREVGTAHVPEDRQQDGLVLSFPVADNLVLNTYYEPPFAKGINLQQDAIEEAAESRVELFDIRTPSIFVPVANLSGGNQQKVIVAREFSRPVSVLIASQPTRGLDVGSIEYIHSRILEKRDEGCGVLLVSPELDEIMNLSDRIAVMFEGKVVAILDAADATKEKLGLLMAGLREEAAVEAGNPQKG; from the coding sequence ATGACCCCGGTTTTGGAATTACGGAACATCACCAAGACGTTCCCAGGCGTAATCGCAAACGATAAGATCAATTTGACTCTCCACGAAGGAGAAATCATGGCGCTATTGGGGGAAAATGGCGCCGGTAAAACCACGTTGATGAACATCCTTTACGGCCTGTATACTCCCGACGAGGGTGAAATCTATATACGTGGAAAGAGGGTGGAGATCACTGGTCCGGAAGATGCAATTAAATTCAGGATCGGAATGGTGCACCAACACTTCATGTTGGTGCCTGTCTTTACTGTGACCGAGAACGTCATGTTGGGCATCGAGTCGACGCGCTATGGGGTCTTTCTTGATCGCGAACAAGCTGCCGAGCGAATTCGTGACATCTCGTCGCAATACGGCCTGCAGATAGATCCCGACTCCTTGGTAGAAGATCTGTCGGTGGGCGTTCAACAACGTGTCGAAATTATCAAAGTCCTTTATCGAGAAGCAGACATTCTCATTCTCGACGAACCAACCGCGGTTCTTACACCGCAGGAGGTCGATGAACTTTTCAAGGTCATTCGCTCACTCGTCGATCGGGGTAAGTCGGTCATCTTTATCACGCATAAGTTGAAGGAGGTCATGGCGATCGCCGACCGGATTACGGTACTGCGGAATGGCCACGTTGTCGGCGAGGCAACCCCCGACACTGCTTCGGAAGCATCGTTGGCGAAAATGATGGTCGGGCGAGAGGTCATCATGGCGGCGGATCGCAAACCGCAAGCGGCGGGGGATGTGGTGCTTGATGTCCAGAATCTTATCGTGAGAGACGATCGCGATCTGGTGGCCGTTGATGGTGTATCTTTTCAATTGCGCCAGGGTGAGATCCTCGGCGTTGCCGGAGTGCAGGGGAACGGTCAAACTGAATTGGTGGAATCCCTGACCGGATTGCGAAGCGTTGAAGGTGGAAAGATAACGATCCTGGGGCAGGATACCACGAACAGCACGCCTCGCAAGATACGGGAAGTTGGAACAGCGCACGTTCCGGAGGACCGCCAACAAGATGGCCTGGTGCTCTCCTTTCCGGTCGCGGATAACCTTGTTTTGAATACGTATTACGAGCCGCCTTTCGCAAAGGGTATAAATTTACAGCAGGATGCGATTGAGGAGGCGGCGGAATCTAGGGTAGAGTTGTTCGATATTCGCACACCCAGTATTTTTGTGCCGGTCGCTAATCTTTCCGGAGGAAACCAACAGAAGGTAATCGTCGCGCGCGAATTTTCGCGGCCCGTATCCGTGCTCATTGCCTCGCAGCCCACGCGTGGTTTAGACGTGGGCTCGATCGAATACATTCATAGCCGGATTCTTGAGAAGAGGGATGAAGGTTGTGGGGTCTTGCTGGTGTCTCCCGAATTGGATGAGATCATGAATCTATCGGATCGTATTGCGGTGATGTTTGAGGGGAAAGTTGTCGCCATCCTTGATGCCGCGGATGCGACCAAGGAGAAATTGGGCCTGCTGATGGCCGGCTTACGCGAGGAAGCAGCGGTGGAAGCCGGAAATCCTCAGAAAGGTTAG
- a CDS encoding LysM peptidoglycan-binding domain-containing protein — MSIRLRRSISFVALSLAASVLVFAFVPFEVGHGEQGLPQSGNFVTPTPRADGRIIYIVQEGDSPWTIAALAGITIEELYSRNGIQPGDFITPGMELELGLAGPSVSTSEPLTDVTPTLEPPTATPIVGSGEICVAMFLDQNGNGSRDESEGMLADGRVSVADVNGVVAGEYTTDLDPENADGYCFTDLENGDYNVSAAVPPDHNPTTVMSLPVRLNPGEIKYVQFGAQPSSAIQDLLGDAGGGRSTLLGFLGLVLLLAGGGLGYYAARLRRGTPRSLR, encoded by the coding sequence ATGTCCATTCGTTTGAGGCGTTCCATTTCGTTTGTCGCATTATCGCTGGCCGCCAGTGTTCTGGTGTTCGCCTTCGTTCCCTTCGAAGTCGGACACGGAGAACAAGGATTGCCCCAATCCGGTAACTTCGTGACGCCAACTCCGAGGGCGGACGGGCGAATTATCTACATCGTCCAGGAAGGGGATTCGCCCTGGACCATCGCAGCGCTAGCAGGGATCACCATCGAGGAGCTTTATTCTCGAAACGGCATTCAGCCCGGTGATTTTATTACTCCAGGAATGGAGTTGGAATTGGGTCTTGCAGGCCCCTCCGTATCTACCAGCGAGCCGCTCACGGATGTTACGCCGACGCTGGAACCTCCGACTGCCACGCCCATCGTCGGTTCGGGAGAGATATGCGTGGCTATGTTCCTGGATCAAAATGGTAACGGCAGCCGGGATGAGTCCGAGGGGATGTTGGCGGATGGCCGCGTCAGCGTCGCCGATGTGAACGGTGTCGTGGCCGGCGAATATACGACGGATCTCGATCCGGAGAACGCTGATGGATATTGTTTCACAGATCTCGAGAATGGAGATTACAACGTCAGCGCCGCGGTTCCTCCGGATCACAATCCGACAACGGTGATGAGCCTGCCGGTTCGATTGAATCCGGGTGAAATCAAGTACGTCCAATTCGGTGCACAGCCGAGTTCTGCTATCCAGGATCTTCTTGGTGATGCGGGTGGAGGGCGTTCGACGCTGCTCGGCTTCCTGGGACTTGTCCTGCTCCTGGCCGGAGGCGGTTTGGGATACTATGCGGCCCGGCTGCGACGCGGTACACCTCGCTCCCTGCGCTGA
- a CDS encoding ABC transporter permease — protein sequence MSEEQKSSQTEDVKVDEQLEDVSGKGLFVSLRVPFLSVFTGLLIGAIIIAVSNAEVVAAWKNLFQDPIGALSLTWITIRNAYVALFEGSFGNPKTIVQAIGVWRDTGETRAVLDALRPISESLVISTPYIFAGLAVALGFRGGLFNIGAEGQLFVGGLASAFIGYAIKGLPAYIHLPLALLAGISAGAIWGAIPGYLKARTGAHEVINTIMMNYIAFRLTDFLLSGPMARPDGLPITPEIAPSAYIPALLPKPVRIHYGFFIALGAAFLVYWFLWKTTSGLEIRMVGANPRAAKYAGVKISKNIVLAMGLSGALAGLAGANQVLGVDHRMVRAFSTGYGFDAIALALLGNSHPVGVVLASLLFGFLRGGAARMQSMAGVPVEIIRIIQGMVIIFVAAPAIIRGLYRLKEFRSEEAVLSRGWGS from the coding sequence TTGAGTGAAGAACAGAAAAGCTCCCAAACGGAAGATGTGAAGGTCGACGAACAATTAGAAGATGTATCCGGCAAAGGTTTATTTGTTTCCTTGCGAGTCCCTTTTCTTTCTGTCTTTACCGGGCTGCTGATCGGCGCAATCATCATCGCTGTCTCGAATGCGGAAGTCGTTGCCGCCTGGAAGAATCTCTTCCAAGATCCAATCGGTGCTTTATCGTTGACCTGGATAACCATCCGGAATGCATATGTTGCTCTGTTCGAGGGTTCGTTCGGTAATCCCAAGACGATTGTGCAGGCAATCGGTGTATGGCGGGATACCGGTGAAACCCGAGCTGTCCTCGATGCGCTTCGGCCGATCAGTGAAAGCCTGGTCATCTCAACCCCCTACATATTCGCCGGGTTGGCGGTGGCGCTTGGATTTCGCGGGGGATTGTTCAATATCGGCGCGGAGGGCCAACTTTTTGTCGGTGGTCTGGCTTCGGCTTTCATTGGTTACGCAATTAAGGGATTACCGGCGTACATCCATCTGCCTCTTGCCTTGCTGGCCGGTATTTCGGCGGGAGCAATCTGGGGCGCGATACCTGGTTATCTCAAGGCGCGCACGGGAGCGCATGAAGTCATCAACACGATCATGATGAACTACATCGCATTTCGCTTGACGGATTTCCTGTTATCCGGCCCAATGGCAAGGCCGGACGGTCTGCCGATCACCCCCGAAATCGCGCCGAGTGCATACATCCCTGCTCTACTGCCCAAACCGGTTCGAATCCATTACGGTTTTTTCATCGCCCTGGGAGCGGCTTTCCTGGTTTATTGGTTTCTATGGAAGACGACGAGCGGGCTGGAGATTCGGATGGTGGGCGCGAATCCGCGGGCCGCAAAATATGCCGGGGTGAAAATTTCGAAGAACATCGTCCTGGCGATGGGGCTGAGCGGCGCACTGGCGGGCCTGGCTGGCGCCAATCAAGTGTTGGGCGTCGATCACCGCATGGTACGTGCTTTCTCCACGGGATACGGTTTCGATGCCATCGCACTGGCCTTGCTGGGCAACAGCCATCCCGTTGGTGTGGTCCTGGCTTCGTTACTTTTCGGCTTTCTTCGAGGAGGTGCCGCACGGATGCAATCCATGGCCGGGGTTCCGGTGGAGATCATTCGCATCATCCAGGGCATGGTGATCATCTTCGTGGCTGCCCCGGCGATCATCCGCGGCCTTTATCGTCTGAAGGAATTCCGGTCTGAGGAAGCCGTTTTATCCAGGGGCTGGGGTTCATAG
- a CDS encoding PASTA domain-containing protein, producing the protein MHKQVLLAGMMLCFLSACGKSEAAIATSIAATQKAEEFEALAMTATKLAGPSDTPTNTFTPTITPTATQTPTPSDTPLPSSTSTPPEGSAYVPDLVGLTYDEATAKLTELGLPWYYVAVVSSDTPMWEVMDQSPRAGALLDLEEMQVKLVISFSADSPPRPQPRSGYFISDSCRGVTKEGVCYGGSVFWCENTNLLMQDCSFCDGYCGTNDGIKVCFCP; encoded by the coding sequence ATGCATAAGCAAGTGCTTCTAGCGGGGATGATGCTTTGCTTCTTGAGTGCATGCGGGAAGTCTGAGGCGGCAATCGCCACTTCGATCGCGGCGACGCAAAAGGCAGAGGAATTCGAGGCGCTTGCCATGACGGCAACGAAACTTGCCGGACCATCGGACACACCCACAAATACATTCACGCCTACAATTACACCGACCGCAACACAGACACCCACTCCATCCGATACCCCTCTCCCATCCTCGACAAGCACACCGCCGGAAGGCAGCGCCTACGTTCCGGATTTGGTCGGTTTGACATACGATGAAGCGACCGCAAAATTAACCGAACTCGGCCTGCCCTGGTACTACGTCGCTGTTGTCAGCAGCGACACGCCGATGTGGGAAGTCATGGACCAATCCCCTCGCGCTGGCGCATTGTTGGATCTTGAGGAAATGCAAGTAAAACTGGTGATTAGTTTCAGTGCAGACTCTCCACCTCGGCCCCAACCTCGCTCGGGTTATTTCATTAGCGACTCTTGTCGGGGTGTCACAAAAGAGGGCGTTTGTTACGGTGGTTCTGTATTCTGGTGTGAGAATACCAACTTGCTTATGCAAGACTGTTCGTTTTGTGATGGGTATTGTGGAACGAATGATGGGATCAAAGTATGCTTTTGTCCGTAA